From the Struthio camelus isolate bStrCam1 chromosome 19, bStrCam1.hap1, whole genome shotgun sequence genome, the window GTGATGTATGTGCTGGCTGAAAGAACCACATGACACGTTTTTCACACTATTGCTTTTTCATAGCCTGCTCCATCACAATGCAGCTGAACCAATGGAAGCACAGAGGCAATTGCCTTCAGGCTATGCACTGtgagattgttttttctttcttttttgaattaaTTAACAGGCACAAAGACTGATGCttgctagagattttttttttttttgcatcagaaaaCAATGCCAGGGCTATGATATGACTGCACTGGCTGCTGGTGTTTTTCTAAGACCAGTTTTTTTCTCTATCTTGATGTGCAAGAGATGCCCTGCAGTAGGGTTTGTGAAGCAGGAGATTGTAGAAAGCATCTTAATTACAAAGCAGATCAGTGTTAATATGCAATTACCACATGTGCTGGATCACAGATTGAGCTGCAAGGGTAAGAATGTTTATTGTTAATTAATTTCTTACTGACATAATCATGTacatctttttctccctctatTACAAAGAAGGCAGTCAGGTCTGTGCAGCTGTTGTAGTTAAATGATGGCTCCATGCCCATGGAGAAAAGAGTATTCAAAGGGAACTTGTATTATGGCAGAGGATAGAGTCCTGGTTTGTATAAAAatgcttaatttatttttattactaccGCTATCTTACTGAACTAAAACATACCTGCATTTTTAGGGGACTGCAATAAAATAATCACATAAGAGCTATTTTGCAGCTATGATGTGACAGATACTAGTTTATATATAACACGAGAAGGGTGACCTGCAGTAACTGGAAAAGCTTGAGGAAAAGGATGTTACTGTTGGCTGGGAATGGACTAGATCTGAGGGTGCTCAGTGCAAGCCATGACGCACAGCTGACTCCTTGCTGGTGAGCTGATGATAGCAGTAGCAGCTGAGTCTTCTCTATCAGGAACTTCCCTGCAAGTGCTACTTGCTGGGGCCTGGAAGGTCTCAGCTGAAGCATGCTCCACCTTTCCCCCATCACCAGCGTTGCTTAGGGCTAGGTGAAGCACTACAGCAAcatgaaagagagggagagagttcTGAGGCTGAACTCatcctttcccccccctttttttttttaaatgagcttttgCTACCCTCCACAGAGGCACAACCCTCCACAGCTTTCCTGGTTAGAAATGCCACACATGGTGATTCAACACTTTCCGCAACCTATACCCTTAGAATCCGTACAAGAGCCCCCTGATTTACAAGCCACACAAAACACTTCTGAGAAGGTGACCCAGCCAGACAGCAGCTGAACTTGGTAAGCACTAAACTCCAGAGAGACAGTAATCCCACCTAAGTGGCCAGTAAATCAGGATCTTTAAGGGGAAGGTGAAGGAGAAGTCATCAAGCAACTGTGAGCACACCAAGCTGAAGACAAAAGTGACTTTGAGTTGAGTTAAACATTTCCAAGCTCCTCTTCTGGTTCTAGCTGGAAAAGTCCTGCAGCTATCAGGGGATGGATCTGACTGCCACCAAAGACTTCCTACCCATCGTATCCCAGTCTTGCATTCATTGGCTGCCTgttcaaacaaaaataatgagCTTTTGTGTCTGTGTTCACAGTGATGGAACACACCACTGTGCATGGAGCATTGTCTTAATGTTAACTTGAGATAGGTTTATATGATAGGTAAGAAAGTTTCCAAGAAGAGTCCACAGCAGCTATAACATCATTTTATTGTCAGTTCTGCACACACCcttcagtatatttaaaaaaaaaaaaaaaaaaaaaaaggaatctgttGAGTACAAGTGATTCAAAAGCCTGTTTCTTTCATGGCTTCTCAGGCTGTGGATTCCTCTAGCAGCACTAGTACCTGAGGCCACCATCCTCCTGTAGACACAGAACAAAGGCAGAACCCAACAAAAACCCGACAGAAAGGACTTGTGCCTGGGGATCAGGTTATTTAAAGCACACTGATGCCCTAAAGGTTCAGGTCCTTATATAAATATAGCAGCAGAGGCACCACAGCATCAATTTAAGGGCCACAGCAGTATGCTAACCAGTTGTAACAGCAGCATTGCCCTCTGTACTGGATGCTGTAGGTGAGGCACAGGGAGCAGATATGGCTTTAGGGGTTACAAGCAAATGCTGGAAAAGTGTCAGCAACCTTGCTGCCACCCTTGGAGAGGTTAACACAGAGAGCATCACCACTTAAATTAAAGGGCAGGCAGAACTAgacacagttaaaaaaaagttaggattaaaacaaaaaggatCTGAGTTTCTCTACCTTCAGAAAGTAGGCAATGCCCACATGGTAAAAACAAAACTCTACCCTCCAAGGGAAAACGTTCCATCCAGGAACTCAACCACAAACTCCATCGTTGGCAGCCCTGAGCAAAGCGCGTGAACGTGTTTGTAGCATAAGGCTTCTATTGGTAACATTTAAATAAGAACATAAGAGATGGGGGAGTGAGGGGAGGAGCCATCTAGGGAGCAAGAGGATGCTATCCCCAAAGCAGAGTCCCAACTGGAAAGTCAGCCCTTCCCAGACTGCTACAGGGAGCAGAGGTTGGAGGCACTGCAGAACATCTGAGGCAGCAGCCCCTAACCTACGCAGCAGATGCAGACTTCACACCTCCTGGCAAGATGTGCTGGAGGGCTTCAGTGCCCTGGTCATTGGAGAAACTCTTCACAAGTTCACAGAAACTGGTTACCTGGAAGTGTGTGTCACTAAGGTGACACTGCagacagaagagaacaaaaaaaaatgcagtgggaAGAAAAAGCTCCCTTCTGCATTTTTTCACAAAACCCTCCTTGGCCACATTCGGCAAGAGCCCCCTGGTCCCACCTGCtcgagaaaggaagagagccaacAAGATGCAAAGATTatctctctgagctctgcagctcctgccagtCTGTCTCGCTCTCACACCTGACCCGTGTTTTGAAAAATTCCTTGATGAGTCTCTGTGCTTCTTCCTTCACTGCAAGAGAAGCACCACCTTTGAGAAGACACTTAagacacccgcccccccccccaatagatCAAGCCACTTAGCATCAAAAGAACCCAAGATTGTTGATGCTATCCCCAGCTGCCAACTCACCAATCTTGCGGGCAGGGTTCTGCTCTTCAGTCAGTAGGTGAGACAGGTGCCGAGCAAAGCCCTTAAACAgatcctgcagggatggggaagagaaagaacaggaaatCAAGATCAGTTGTGTCACTGAACCATTTCCACACTTGTTCTGCCCTTAGCATGGACTGACTGTAGCACAAGCTGTTCATATATTTATACTACAGGAGTGCTGTAAGCCTGCAAATAGACCTGACCCTTCAGCACTGGATGagcacgtgcacacacatgctGCCTTGCAGAATACATCAGATAAACCAGACCAAAGCTGAACCTGATTTGCTGCCATTCCACAAGGTGGGAGTTCTAAAAAACTTGCCAGAGTTTAGTGTGAAAACATGAACGCTTCTGAGCAAGTATAGGATCAACATGATGCCACTTTATCACCCACAAACCCTTTTCCTGGGAGAGGCAAGTTACTGGACCTAGGGTCACTACAGCAGCCCATACCAACATTTGACTGGGACAGAAATATCCCTATCACACCTTTCCCTTCTTAGAGCCCCAGATCACTGGAGGTAGATTCAGTATCCTGAGAGAGAAGGCCTTGAACCATGCCCTACCTTGGAAGCAAATTTGCCCCCCTTGTAGAATGGGGTCAAATATTTCACAACGATGTCTGCTGTCTCTTTGAGGGACATGCCTTTGGTCACTGGCTGGATGGTCTTGCTGGTTCCTTCTTTATCACACTGTGATATGTTTGGATCAAAAGTCACTTTCTTCTTTGCTGGACCAACACTTTTGCTTTCTGGCTGGGACAGAATAGAAGACTTTGCTGCTGTCCGTAGCCTCTTTGTTTCAGGGCTTTCCATATCCTGGAGACAGGacagaagaaaaccaaaaccaTTGCTTCCTGCAGCAGCATTAGCCTTCCAAGCAGCCTTTGCCTTCTGAGAACATGAATctttgcagcaggctcttcctatAGTGAATACCATGCAGGAATCTGTGTAACCCATTTTGCCTGCTTCCTGGGGAGATGAAGCTGTGCAGCCATAATATCATCCCGGCTCCCACACAAAGGAAAGGGGCTTTGAAAAAGTCCTTTAAGACTACCACATTTAGAATTAGCCTATGCTTTTATTAGGGCAGGTAATTGCTAGACCCTCTCTTATACAGGAAAGACTGGTAAGAAAAGATCTCTCAGGCTGTCTGCTGAAAATATACCTCTCAGGAGGAATCAACCACCACAGGAGAGCTGCATTCCCATTCAgcttggaagaggaagaaaaaaaactgcactgTCACAGACACCAAATGTAGAACCAGGGACTGAATGGCAAGGAAGGCTGTTTCCATGGTCTGCTGCTGAGTGGTCCTATGTGTTATTGGCCTATGGTTGCTCCCTTGACTTGAGAAAGCAACTTGCTAATTATAGTTAGTTACCAATCTAGACAGGTGGAGAGACTCATTCCAGGCAAGTCATCAGCAAAGGGTACAACCACATGCATTtcagagaagaggaaacaaagcAGAGCGGAAGGGAGGCTTTCCAGACCTGCAGTTTGAGTTGCTGGCACTGGCCCAGCGGGCAGAAGGGGCATACCAGGAGGGCAATTCGACTACGGTTCTCCTCTCTGCACGTGGGCCCTCCCCAGATAAATAACCCTATTAGGTGAAGTTCAGACTAGGAACATCACTCCCAGAGAGAAACTTGGCACAAGCTGAGCAGAAGGAGCTGAGGAAAACAGCATCCATTAAAGTCTCACCTCATCTGATCCTGGTCGCTTCCTATTCTGACCTTCCCCAACAGCAGTTAGCTCAGTTTCTGTGACAGTTTCAGCAACACTGGTATGGGAATAGTGGAGAGAAGGACAATCTTAATTATTCCACAGTAAAGATGTTACTGCATTCACTGTCAGTGACCATGAGACTCTCCCTGGTAAAAGCAGGAGgcctccctccccagcctctAACATGGATTTCCAGTTCCCAGGACAAAGCTGGTGGACCTCTGCAGGTAGTTAGTAAAGCAATGTAGGGAGCACAGAGATGGAGATTTTACCTGGATTTTTCATCAACTTCTGTCTGAAAGAGTTCAGATTTAGCAGCCTGCTGGGTCTTAAAgttcttctctctctcagtcAGTGTTCCTTCCCTCTCGTCTAACTCTTTATCTTCTGCCAGGGACTGTCCAGTCACATCCTCTCCAGAGACTTCTTCGATTTCCTGAGGTATCAGTTTCTCTTGACACATGCTTTGAGAAGAAACCTGAGGTAGCGTCCGTGCTGAGCAGCAGTCTTCCTCTGCTGAGCTGCAACTTGTGGCTTTAGATCCAGCTTTAGCGAGGGAGAAGAACTTGGAAATGTCCTGTGATTCTTTTTTGGCTGCTTCGGCCAGCATTTGCTGCTTCTTGCTAGGTTTGGCCTTCTTAGGAGGGCTATCCCAAAGGGCAGCTTTTGTGTCTGGACTGGGTTGCTGTCCCTTCTTTTCAGGAAGGAGTACTTCTTCCGCAGCACTCTCACACACTGCTTTGGttgctatttctttcttctgtagaaCAGGGATTCTAGTGTCCAGTTCCAGATTGCAGTTGCTGTTATCTTGCCCGTTTGGACAATCATCTTTTTTGACAGGCTTGGCATCGCTCTCCTCCTCGACCTTCAGCAGTTCCGAAGCGGCCTGGAACGAGCTGGATTTCTTTGGAAAACCAGCTCCCACACGCTTGGGTTTGAActagagagaaaggaaggggaaggcagaTTTAGGATATGAGAGCGTTAAGGAGGCTTCATGCGCAGAACTCTGAAAGGAGCCAAATTTCCATTTGCTTGCCTGCACTGTCACAGCAGTATACCAGGAGACAGAAGAATGGCCCATTTTTGAACTATGCAAACTAAGGAGAGGTGGAAGCCAATTTGCATTCTGGAACCAATGGACAGACCCCACCAAATTAGGGAGTGGCCTTTAAAATAGGAGGATTATAAGACCAGGCAAACAAACAACCCttgtgggggaagggaaggaacaggAGCAGGAGCCTGGAAAAGAGACACACGACAAGGGATGCTGAGAAAAGAAGCTGTATCGACACTTTCTGCCCTGAAGAGCTTCAGCAGATGTTGCTGCTAAGGTATATCAAATGATTAGACTGAGCCAGGGTGTCACAGCCACCCAGCTCCACCGAAGAGCCTTTTCTCCTCACTGCCATTAGGAGCAGGGTCAGTGGGAGGTTAAAAGAGAGTTTCTTAATTTTGTGGGGCCACAGATGGGGAAAATGAGTTCTAGCAGGAGATTCAGCAGAGGCTAAAGGACTAGCACCTGTTGTACTGTGAACAGATGCATCTCAGGATCCTCATTTGGATGTAAAGGAGGCAGAGCATCCACGCACTGTGGCAGCTCTTGAAGATTTGCGAGACTGGTCAACTAATGGGAGAGGTATCTGATAAATAGTGGTGGGCCAATAGAGCTCACTGCAGCACAGGAATTGGAAAGAAATGCTTCTTTCATCCTGATCAGATGGAACCCTCTTTGGGGCATGCCAGTGTGAGCCTTGGGGATGGAGCTACCAGGAGCCTTGTTACAAAAAGGCTGTCAGCAAAGGAGTCCAAGCACTGCAGCAGTGAGGCTGGCAATGCAGCAATCTGATCCCTGCAGAAGCCAACTTGAGTTTGTTTCTCATACGCACGCCACTCCTGAAAAGCCAGCAGATGAGCTTTGGTCACCATTACTTTGAGCAGGGTAATATCTATCAGTGGATGAGGCAAGGTTAGTGATGAGCAATGTGATCTGGGGGAGAAGCCATTCCTGAGAAGTTAAACTGACTAACCAGGACAAGTCCTGAGTGCTCCCCAGGACAGCGCACCGTATAACACAGTGCATACAGCCATAACCTGGGATGGGCTCTAAAACCAACTCATCATCGTAACCATCAACTGAGCCATTAGGAAAATGGTTTGGTTGAAGTCATAGGCCCACAGCAAGGAAGTAGACAGCATCCTTGGTTAGAGCAAGATAAGAAACGCTTATTGATGTATGGCCTGCATGTAAGTTATAATCACTAATAGGAACCAGCATGACTAGTTGTTCTTACCTCAGCAGCTTCAAGGACAGGAAACAAAGGGTGACAGGGAAAGCAATTCCAGTCTAAACATACAGCTATGGCCAtacaaaggacttttttttttttttttttaaaggggagagCCATACCACATTATTCCTTCCTTGTCTATCCCATCCGTACTCACTCACCGAGTAAACCTGGGATGCAGGGAGGAAGTCCTCTTCTGCTGGATGTCCTGACTTTGTCTCCAAACTGCTGTGGCTACCGGTTCCTGACTCAAAGACTGTGAACACCTCTCCTTCTTTTGAGGCCTTGTTGATCTCTGCTACCTGAAGAGAGAACGGAAATGCTCTCCAGTGGCTATAAGCCTTGATGTGTGCCTGCCTCTGTACGTATTGAAAGCCTTAGTGGCAAGACATGTGTCTTCCCTGGAGAGACACCTATCTCAAGGATAAGAGCATCCTGAAAGAGACTTCTGGCAGCCAGTTAATGCAAACCAAGGTTTCTCTATTGTCAGTGATAGTCTGAGGAACTCCGCATTCCCTTTATTGCTACACCTAGATGATATCTGAATAAGCTTGCATTGATATGTAGTTTTCCAAAGCCTATGGGTTGAAGCCAACAAAGACGTGAAGCCAGTGTGATTGTGGCTCCTCCTGGAAACAGAACCACGAAGAAAGATTTGGAAGACATCCAAGGCAAAGCAAAGCTGCTCCTTTGTCTTTCCTGCATGCACTCTACCATATTTCACCATGAGCTGAGGCCTCACCTTGTTTAGAGGTCAGGGAGCAATAGCAGACCTAGGGCCCTACCTTCTTTAACACAGTTGCCTTGTATGAGTTAGCCATTTTACTGGTTCGGAAAGCTTCATactccagctccacagcacagGCGTGAGGGTCTGACCTGTAACATAGGCTGGGGTGATTTCTGGCAAGATACACTTCTACATCTGCAAAGGGAACACTAATGCTTAAACATCTCCCAGAAAGTATAGAAAATTCACCCTCTTTGGTGCAAGGATAAGTGATAACTCCTGATTAAGGTCTAAGATATACAGGGGTGACTTGCTGGGAAATGGAGGGGGTGATGAAAACAGACTTAAGCCTGTTCAGACTTAAATTCTCTTCTTCAGTTGCTGGATTTGGGAAGTACACTATCCCCATCTTGTGGGACAGAGAGGAACTGTGACTCCTAGATTAAACTGAATTAGCAGAATTGGACCCAGGAATCCTCATGTCTGGTCCTAACATCACCACAAGAAGAATGCTGTTAAGCAAAACTACATCCGTGGACCCAATAACTTAAAAAGGTATTTCCTGAGAATGGTGATCTCGCTTACGATAGGGTAGGACCCATGTTAAGGGATCCAGTTTGCTAC encodes:
- the RECQL5 gene encoding ATP-dependent DNA helicase Q5 isoform X2 produces the protein MAAASSFQPTLNSLVSRNLLSYLIIDEAHCVSQWGHDFRPDYLRLGTLRSRIPNTPCVALTATATRQVQEDIVAALKLKQPLATFKTPCFRSNLFYDVQFKELLTDPYGNLKDFCLKALEVKNTAGVYSGCGIVYCRMRDVCDQLAIELSYRGVKAKAYHAGLKAADRTSIQNEWMEEKIPVIVATISFGMGVDKANVRFVAHWNIAKSMAGYYQESGRAGRDGKPSCCRLYYSRNDRDQVSFLIKKELSKIQEKKGSLKESDKAVMTAFDAIVNFCEELGCRHAAIAKYFGDVTPPCNKCCDYCKNPGAVKRQLESLERCSNSWSKTCIGPTGSSWDCYDPELYEGGRRGCRGFSRYDEESSGNGDEVNEENRKREWNNFYKKQMSLRKGKEPEKEDFVPPSADCPLKDAFSRRISKLTVKGREHCLKILEEALSNNQKVPAATGKGSDPHACAVELEYEAFRTSKMANSYKATVLKKVAEINKASKEGEVFTVFESGTGSHSSLETKSGHPAEEDFLPASQVYSFKPKRVGAGFPKKSSSFQAASELLKVEEESDAKPVKKDDCPNGQDNSNCNLELDTRIPVLQKKEIATKAVCESAAEEVLLPEKKGQQPSPDTKAALWDSPPKKAKPSKKQQMLAEAAKKESQDISKFFSLAKAGSKATSCSSAEEDCCSARTLPQVSSQSMCQEKLIPQEIEEVSGEDVTGQSLAEDKELDEREGTLTEREKNFKTQQAAKSELFQTEVDEKSSVAETVTETELTAVGEGQNRKRPGSDEDMESPETKRLRTAAKSSILSQPESKSVGPAKKKVTFDPNISQCDKEGTSKTIQPVTKGMSLKETADIVVKYLTPFYKGGKFASKDLFKGFARHLSHLLTEEQNPARKIVKEEAQRLIKEFFKTRVRCESETDWQELQSSER